In Spiroplasma litorale, a single genomic region encodes these proteins:
- the pyrE gene encoding orotate phosphoribosyltransferase — protein sequence MNSGIEVASILLETKAIDLNFDKKFKWASGIESPIYCDNRVLISYVENRNKIVDYFIELINNNFDKVDLIAGVATSGISWAAMISQKMNLPMIYVRPEPKDHGRNSQIEGRFFENQNVVVIEDLISTGGSVLKVCDLLDDKNLNVQGVCSIFSYNLIKAKNNFEQHSKKLLTLSNKEYLINLIKENELYSMKEIDLLNDFFNKLDN from the coding sequence ATGAATAGTGGAATAGAAGTAGCATCAATTCTTTTAGAAACTAAGGCGATTGATTTAAATTTTGATAAAAAATTTAAATGAGCAAGCGGAATTGAAAGCCCAATTTATTGTGATAATAGAGTTTTGATAAGTTATGTTGAAAATAGAAACAAAATTGTAGATTATTTCATTGAACTAATAAATAATAATTTTGATAAAGTAGATTTAATTGCTGGTGTTGCAACCTCAGGAATTAGTTGAGCCGCTATGATTAGTCAAAAAATGAATCTACCTATGATATATGTAAGACCTGAACCAAAAGATCATGGTAGAAATTCTCAAATTGAAGGAAGATTTTTTGAAAACCAAAATGTAGTTGTTATTGAAGATTTAATTTCAACAGGAGGCAGTGTATTAAAAGTTTGTGATTTATTAGATGATAAAAATTTAAATGTACAAGGAGTATGTTCGATTTTTTCATACAATTTAATTAAAGCTAAAAATAATTTTGAGCAACATAGTAAAAAATTATTAACACTATCAAACAAAGAATATTTAATAAATTTAATTAAAGAGAATGAGTTATACTCAATGAAAGAAATTGATTTATTGAATGATTTTTTTAATAAATTAGATAATTAA